The following proteins are co-located in the Spea bombifrons isolate aSpeBom1 chromosome 3, aSpeBom1.2.pri, whole genome shotgun sequence genome:
- the LOC128484050 gene encoding 5-hydroxytryptamine receptor 3A-like, with product MVICGTLMNGHAELQCTGSEAGPTHESLQNVFEKKSFRPTLNYSRPTSVNISFTIYAVLGVNEKSQILSTFLWLRMFWQHEFLTWSPEKCGTVEKISLPVEDIWTPDVVIYEFIDEDKFQRTPFVYVNHTGRVRYDRMLRVVSSCNLDIFNFPFDVQNCSLTFGSYTHTVKDVRLGLAVPVEQILQSSLQYLETSGEWELLRIEGSSDNLKFGIDEWDIITFWVVIRRRSVLYVVNLLIPSAFLMLIDILSFYLPPHSTDRASFKVTLLLGYMVFLLIMNDLLPSTANGTPLIGVYFSVCLALLVLSLLETVIITHVLHRGTLQTGSVPAWVRRLILGYIAQLICYRVTAHRSDTASSATNDLPPAGENNALRFLQSSRFHKEMDNITEFLPMAPELLSPNALSPVPERQLATISQNLHTVRKIMEDKNHLQLQEEEWIQVGYILDSLLYRLYLILIGSYAITIISVWCAWYNI from the exons ATGGTGATTTGCGGAACATTAATGAATG GTCATGCTGAACTGCAATGCACAGGATCCGAGGCAGGACCCACACATGAATCTCTGCAGAACGTTTTTGAGAAGAAGTCCTTCCGTCCAACGCTGAATTACAGCCGGCCAACAAGCGTGAACATCTCATTCACCATTTATGCAGTGCTGGGAGTG AATGAAAAAAGTCAGATTCTTAGCACATTCCTTTGGCTGCGCATG TTTTGGCAGCATGAATTCCTAACCTGGAGCCCAGAGAAGTGTGGAACAGTGGAGAAAATTTCACTGCCAGTGGAAGATATTTGGACCCCGGATGTTGTCATCTATGAATT TATAGACGAAGATAAGTTCCAACGCACACCATTTGTCTACGTAAATCACACAGGACGTGTTCGCTACGACCGGATGCTCCGAGTTGTCAGCTCTTGTAACCTCGACATCTTTAACTTTCCGTTTGACGTTCAAAATTGTTCATTGACCTTCGGCTCTTATACGCACACAG TGAAAGATGTGCGCCTTGGTCTGGCTGTGCCCGTGGAACAGATTCTGCAAAGCTCATTGCAATATCTGGAGACTAGTGGTGAATGGGAGCTCCTGAGGATAGAAGGGTCATCTGACAATCTTAAATTTGGCATTGATGAGTGGGATATCATTACATTTTGG GTGGTGATCAGGCGTCGCTCCGTCCTGTATGTGGTGAACCTATTAATCCCGAGTGCTTTCCTCATGCTGATTGATATTCTGAGCTTCTACCTCCCCCCACACAGCACAGACCGTGCTTCCTTCAAGGTGACCCTACTACTCGGTTATATGGTGTTCCTCCTAATTATGAATGACCTGTTACCAAGCACCGCCAATGGCACACCACTAATTG GTGTTTATTTCTCTGTTTGCTTGGCTCTTCTGGTTCTCAGTCTGCTGGAGACAGTCATAATAACTCATGTCTTGCATCGTGGGACCCTGCAGACTGGGTCTGTGCCTGCCTGGGTCAGACGTCTTATCCTGGGCTACATTGCCCAGCTCATCTGTTACCGTGTAACTGCTCACAGGTCAGACACTGCCTCCTCTGCTACCAATGACCTGCCACCAGCCGGTGAAAACAATGCACTTCGTTTTCTGCAATCCAGCCGCTTCCATAAAGAAATGGACAACATTACAG AGTTCCTGCCGATGGCCCCAGAGCTACTTTCCCCCAATGCTCTTAGTCCTGTTCCTGAGAGGCAGCTGGCAACGATTAGTCAGAACCTACATACGGTCAGGAAGATAATGGAAGATAAAAACCATCTCCAGCTACAGGAAGAGGAATGGATTCAAGTTGGATATATCCTTGACTCTCTTCTGTATCGCCTATACCTAATCCTCATTGGATCCTACGCCATAACCATTATAAGCGTCTGGTGTGCTTGGTACAATATATAA